tgaaattacagagagttgtgggccaccatgtgggtgctgggaacctaactctggaagaacaagccAACAGAGGCCTTCTCTTCACCCTGATCCCCGCCCGCCTGCCCGCAGCCCAGGACTCACTTCCTCACGGCATCCTTAGCCATCTCGGAGATCTGGCTCCACTCTTCCTCTGGGAACTCGAAACTTCCTGTCATGATCTTTTTGCGCATATCCTTTGGGATCGTCCGACTGTGGTGTTTGGAGTAAAACGGAGGATAGCCACACAGCATCACATAAATTATCACTCCTAGGGACCACAAGTCACAACTCTGAAAGCAAGATAGAGAATAATCACTCCTGTGAGACAAGAGCCTCAGATTAAAGTCTGAGTGTAGTCCCAACATATAAAGGCTAAAATCACCAAACTTCACAAGGACAGCAACAGCTGGGAACACCTGTGAGCCACCAACCTTGCATGTACCGCATGCAGATGAGGCCAACCTGAAGCGGAAAAGCAATAACTAAAAGGTAGCTTGCACTTCAGCATGCACTGTGTCAGCGTGGACTGGGGACAGAGAGCAGCTGCTGAGCACACGCAAGCTGGTGCCAAGTGACATAAGCCATTTTGAAAAGGCCAAAGTAGTGTGACAAAATGTGAAGGTGTAAAAACACTCTGTTGGGCACACATGACAACTGTGTCCTACTCTATTCTCATTAAAAGATTCTAtttctggactggagagatggctcagcagttaaagcactgactgctcttccagaggtcctgagttcaattcccaacaaccacatggtggctcacaaccatctgtaatgggatctgatgccctcttctgatgtgtctgaagaacaCATCAGAagctacatatgtatgtactcacatacataaaataaaaaatcttaaaaaagaaaaaaaaagaaagactctaTTTCAATTGTTCTGTAAGAACGTGCAGATCGTTCTCCAGATACAAGCCCCGAACAGGAGATTCCTCTCTCAACACTCTTCTATAGAGCCAGATGTAAGACACGGAGGCTTGAGTCACATTTCACACCTGTCTCTAAAACAGTTCTGGTGAGCCTTGTGGTAAGAGGCCGCATAGGCAGGTAGTTGACTAGAGCCTCTGCCAGCAGCTGCACCTGGCTCAGGTGGGTCTGGGTCTGTAGTCACCTGTCCTAAAGGCTACACACCAAACAATCGCCATCAGGTCAAGTGTACAGCAGGCCAAGGATTCTCCCAGTGAGCCCTCCGCATCATAGTGCTTTGATGAATCTTGTgcaatgtctgtctgtgcatatgGGGGCAGGGGTATGCAAATGCCTATGCACTATGCATGGGAAACCAGAGGATGTTTGGTGTCCTCCTCTGTCATTGTTGGCATTGTTCCCTTGAGAAGGGGTGTCTTACTGAACCTGCCATTTTCTGGCTAGGCTAGTGGTATCCAACAAATTCCACAAATGCTCTGAATGTTCCTGTCCAGAGTGCAGCTtaaactgggcagtggtagtgcatgcgtttaatcccagccctcgggaggcaaaggcaagcagatctctgcaagtttgaggccaacctggtctctagagcaagttccaggacagccagagctacacagagaatcctgtcacacatacacacaaaaagtgCAGCTTGGTGGCctaaataaaaacacacagctAGAGCGTGTAGATCCACAGCCACTATCCCAGGCCACTCCGTCACCCATAGCTAGTTTGAAGTGCCCAAAGAGCAAGCACACTTGAAAATCTAGTCAGCCCTCCAGGATCCATTTCCGCAGACGCTGGCCTCCTGGGCTCTGCAGCATGCTTGGTACATGACTGCAGATTCAGAGAGCACCACATAACCGAGCACTTGCTATGCTGAGAAGACGGTGTTCAAGTTAGACaggagctttttaaaaatgtgtcttgTTATCTTTTCAAATGAGCACTTTATGAAGTACTAAACAGTGGGCTCTCGCCTTTCAATTTCTCAAAAATGGCGTTTATATCTAAAATGACTGCCAGCCACATCGCTTCAGGAGCAGAGGAGCACTTCCCATCTCATCAGATTAGAAACATGGATTCCAGGTCACTTGCTGTATCCCAGCTGCTGCAGCATCATGAACATCTCACAGAAGAGCCACTAAGTCCCCAGTGGGAAGGCGCTAACTACCTCTTCCTTTACCTTGTTGTAAGTGTAGGGTGTTGGTGAGGTAGGAATGATGCCAGACTTCTCCTTCTGGTGCCTTCTCTGTGCTTCCAGTACCTAGAAAGGAGTTGGACCAAATGCTTATTGGAAATCACATCACCAATGTCCCACAGCTTGAGACAGACTACAAGAAGGCTAAAGATGCCCAGacaatcaacaataaaaaaataacttcacaTCAATATAACACTTGCAGCCAGGTATGCTGGCACACACCTCTGAGCCCAAGCCTGGCATACACAGTGAGGACATAGCTTCAGGACATGCTGAGACCCTGTGGCAGTGGTGGCtttggcctttaatcccagcacttggaaggtagaggcaggaagatctctgagttcaaggctagcctgatctacagagtaagatctgggacagccagggacagccaggactatccAGAGAAACCCTCCTGTTCCCAAGCCAGGAACCTTAAACAACACCTATGTCAATCAGAATTAACTAGGGGCAGTgtccctcagtgtcttatgtGAGAACTCTCCCCAGCTAACAGTCTCTCgacccaaattaacattagaatacaagcagcattaggccacACCCACAACAGAAACAAGAACCAGTAAGTCACCTTAAACTAAGGGTGGTGGTGAATgcccttaaatcccagcacttgggagatagaggcaggcacatctcaaagttcaaggccagcctggtctacagagtgagtttcaggatagccaaggctatacagagaaacctagggggagggaggaggagtcGGGTCCAGGCAAATTGGTAATACatcacagagaagaaaacatgcTTACCTGAGGTGCTACATAGTAAGGGGTAAACTGGGGTGTCATCAAATCACCTTGGTCAACTTTAGCAAACCCAAAGTCACATAACTTCACAGGGGCGtcctgaaagaaaacaaactggggTTAATACCACATAGTTGTCAGTAATCACTTTatggaagccaggtgtggtggctcatgcctgtaatcctagcactgtggactctggggcaggaggattaccatgagtttgAGAAGTGGCCTGGGAAGGGCATCTGAAAGCTGTTCTCCATGCAGGGGCTGTAGAGTGTTCAGCACTTAGAAGCACTTCCTGCTCCTACATAATGTCTGGCTttaggtcccagcacccatgtgtcaGCTCACAATCACGTCTAACTCCAGGTCTAGGGTAGCCAATGCCACAGGCACTGCAAGTACCTTCAGGTAAAacgctcacacacataaaaaatcaATCATCAGTAATCTAAAAGTAATAGTGAAGCAGGAAATCTACGCGGTCAGCCCTGACTTACACTTGTGAGCACAGCTCTGAGTTCAGAGTCTTAACTAacagcccctcctctctctcatcccccagcctcactctgaagaccagccATGAACTTCATGGCAACTAGAGCACTGACTAGTATACTGAATATGGGCCAGGGGACAGGAATACATGAGAAAACACAGCCCATCAGGACTGACAGCAACTCAAACTTAAGTTTCAAGGAACTATGTAATGGTACGTCAATCCCTGCCTCTCCCCGAAGGCTGTCCAGCTAATATGCAAGTTCTTAAGTTCCACAAATATATCTGTACCATCAAATCCCCCATTCCATGGCTGTGGTGGCATTTCTGAGCCCCTACCAAGGAAAGAGTGGGAAACTAAAATATGAGAAGCACATGGCGTAAAACCTCCTGTGTATGGGCTCAGTACAGCAGTAGGGGAACAcactgcagtcccagcactcaggaagcaaaggaagaGTTTTAGGCCAAGCTagtttacatgggttccaggacagcctggtctacaaagcaagacaGTGTGACAAAAATTAAACCAGCCCGAGGATGTACATCAGTTGGCACAGTGCTGACCTACTATGTGcggagtcctgagttcaatacccacaGTTACATAAACTGAATCTAGTGATGCATACCTGGAATCCCAATGCTCaaaaggaggtggaggcaggagatcagaagttcgaggtcatcttcagctacataacaagttcaaggctggctgGGATAGACAGacccaatctttaaaaaaacaaaaagaaagaaacagaacaaaacaaaacaaagggacaGCATCAAACGAGGAAAAGCAATTTTTCTCACCAAAGAGTTATCCTTGAAAAGCAGATTTTCAGGCTTGAGGTCTCTGTGCGCAATGTTTAGCAAGTGACAGTGCTGTAGAGCCAGGGCTATCTGGAAAAGGGCACAGTGGACCAGCCGCCTCTTAGAAAAGCACCATCTCTGACAGCCCTAGTGTGAGAGCTCAGGGGTTCAGTCAGTTACAACTGTGGCTAGTGTTGAGTACACAAGAGAAACTAAGAAAGACTCGGGGCaccaagaaacagaaataaattggCTTTCGTTATATTATAGTTGTATTAAGCTATATTTACTAAACAAGCAGTGGACACATCCCGTAAGATGCCTGGTCATCCCTTCACCTGTGCTGAGACAGGTACTGTGGGGACCACAGGCAGAAGTCCTCAATAGGAAGGGCTTCCCCAGTGGACAGCAGGGCTGCTCCTCCAGATACCAGCACCCTAGGGAGCTGAAAGGCAGGCAACACCTTCCGACCAGCCAACTTGACTTCCTACCTCATGACAAAGCATCTGTTGTGTAGACTGAGGCGGCTTTGTCTTAAAAATGATCACATCTCATCCTTTAGTCTTAGTATTGAAAAATAAATGGTGTAATTCAAAAGTTAGTTGCTCAACTCTTGTgattcttctcagcacttcacacAGTGGCTAATCCTAGTCAATCAGAACGGAGGCATCCAGAGACACTGGAGAACTGGGGACGGGAATCTGCAAGAGCTTTCTCACAATGCTAACTGTTGTGCCTCGCACTATCCTGCTTGCTCGGTATGAAGACAGGTCTGAGATTTAGCCTGTCACCTCTATGAGGGTACTGTATGGGACATAAAGTATGTCTATGGTAAACACAGTAGAATAAAGTAAGAGTCATTCACTATTACAAAAACTTGCAGAAATGATAGCTGACTTATGCAAGAAACACCTTAGGTACAAATGCCAGAGCCCATAGCTGTCCACAGTTAAGACAGTTGAGGAAACTCTCACAGCACCCTTGGGAAAGGTAATAAGCAATTAAAAATACAGTCCTCCCTCCCGAAGTATAAAAGGGGTCAGTGGCACTTTTAGGAAGATGTCCTTTCTGATTATAACAAAGCAGGCAATGAGAGGTCAAATGGAGCTTTTCTgtaagcttcccttcccccaatgCAATTGGACTGCTTAACAAGGTAGTCGCAGTTCGGCTGGTGCCGGGGTCAACTTGCCTGCTTTGTTACTTGGCTGGCTTGCTTCTCTGTAAAGTGCCGGTGCTGGCTGATTCTGTGAAATAGCTCTCCCCCTTCCATCATCTCCATTACAATTAAGAGTCGAGCCCTGTTTGAAAgcatttgattttgttaatttttaaaaaaaaaaaaaaaaaaaaaaaccaaatacttaaaaaaaaaaacaaataaaaaacaaggaaaaagtaaaaaaaaaaaaaaaacaacgaaaaagaacaccccccccccagcatcaAACACTGACCTAAAGTGACCTCATCTACAAAATATGCAACCACTCTGCATTCAGGGTAAGCTAGCCACTAACTAAGTGCAATGACTCTCATATTCTCaaccaaaagtaaaaagaaaaagaaaaatccaaccaTGAAGTTGGTTCCTGTCTCTCATCTGACCACTTCTGCTGCATCCAAATGCTTTCAGCATCAGAGCACACTTGGGAACCCCAGTTGACTCCCCACTGGCTTTTAACAGTACAGCTCCTGTACCCCCTTCCAATGCGCCCTTCCTGCAGCCTGAGACACTGGCCTTGTAGCTCTGCTCTGTAAGGTTCTGACCACAAGGGAAGAGGCGTCTTGCTCCCTGCCTAAGGAACTTCCCAAACTCCTGCAACTAAAAGAAtgatgatggtttttttttttttcaaaaggcaaATCAGAGCAAACACTGGGGCATCTCTGCTGCAGTACTTCTAAGAATCAATCTGGAATGCTGGAATGACATTTAGGCCCTTCCCACCAATTTGAAATAGAATCGAAATTTcaattcctatttatttatttaggacaTAATCTtaatatgtagaccaagctagacAAAAAtgtatgatcctcctgcctcagcttctcaagggctaggattataggcatgcaccactacacctggctctttaacgttttattttgcttttatctaCGCACGTGTGCGCACATTAGAGTAAATGCACGGCCTTAGGTATTCTTGGCAAACACTACATCACTAACCTATAACCCCCAGGCCTTCAACattttttgaaaagagaaagtaaTCAAAACAATGGTGGAGGGAAGGAGCAGAGGAAACAAGAGTCCCGGAGGAACCGATGGAACTTGGTGAGGAGAGTGCGGGCACTGGTTATATAATTCAGCTTTTCAAACACCAGAGAAAGcggtggggaagggagagggggaggtcaaggcaggagaAAAACACAAGTTTGTAACCATGACTTCCAGGTGGGCATATGGTGACAGCCCTGCTCAGTCTTACCTGGGGCTGGACTCATGAGGAAACTGTACACTGTTAGCAAACACTTCAATAATCTGAACTATGTTGGGGTGTGTGGCACACATCATGTGCAGGCGCACCTTAAAGAGAATACAGGAAACATGCGTGTGCAAAGGAAACGCCATCATTTTCCCCCAAACTTCCCACCAAAAACTGACCATGCTAAGTCCAAAAGAGAAGTCTACTTCTGTAGGAACCCGTATCACCTAGAATACTACAGAAAGTGCTTTCCCGGCCAGACCACCTCCTCGGCCTTCTCCGTACAAAGAAAAACTGCACCAGCAGATTCACAACATCCTCTATTAACAAATGAACGCATACATAACTCACTTTGTTTCACCAATTACTgctagtaattattttaaaaaaggcgAGGTGACTAAAGACTGTCTGCTAGCTCTCCTCATCATCAGAGCCCTGATAATGGTAATGTGAAGAGAGGAGGTAGAGATAGAGTCTTTATGCACCTCTTTATTTTCCAGGAAGCTGCCTTCCTTAACTGTAAATACATATGTAGTCTTAGGCTCTAAAAACAGTTAAACAAGGGCTGGACAGACAGCTAGTGGTTAAGAATGTTTcctgctgccgggcagtggtggtgcacgcctttaatcccagcacttgggaggcaggcggatttctgagttcgaggccagcctggtctacagagtgagttccaggatagccagggctacacagagaaaccctgtctcaaaaaacaaaaaaaaaaaaaaaaaaaaaaaaaaagaatgtttcctgctcttccagaagaccaaacttcagttcccagaacccactgcCTGGAGCTCTAAGGCATCTAATGCTGTCTTCAGGCCTGCACAGGCAAAGAATgcccctccgtccctccctctttccgtgtatgtatgtgtgtatgtgtgtgtgtgtgtgtgtgtgtgtgtgtgtgtgtgtgtgtgtgtaggccaaatAAAGAACATACCTCATTTCTAGCTTTTGGACGATCGAGAAGAATTTTCAGTGCAAACCGTTCTTGAGTGGATTTCTTCACACAGACTCTACGTACAGAAAGAAATCACAATGGCAGTCAGGATCtccacagcaagttccaggacagcatggCCTaactgagaccctgcctcagacacACAGGCAAATGAATACAAACAACTTGCCTTGAGCAGCAGGTGTCAAAGGAGAAGTCTCTTATTCCTCTCCTCAGCCACTGATCCACACCAGAGTCTCAACCTCAGCAGGTAATGTCAGCTTACTACCAAAGTACTGAAGAAATGATGGCCTCTCAAAATGGCCCACAGTCtcatttcttaacatttttttttctttttattg
This portion of the Arvicanthis niloticus isolate mArvNil1 chromosome 24, mArvNil1.pat.X, whole genome shotgun sequence genome encodes:
- the Mapkapk5 gene encoding MAP kinase-activated protein kinase 5 isoform X2; translation: MSEDSDMEKAIKETSILEEYSINWTQKLGAGISGPVRVCVKKSTQERFALKILLDRPKARNEVRLHMMCATHPNIVQIIEVFANSVQFPHESSPRARLLIVMEMMEGGELFHRISQHRHFTEKQASQVTKQIALALQHCHLLNIAHRDLKPENLLFKDNSLDAPVKLCDFGFAKVDQGDLMTPQFTPYYVAPQVLEAQRRHQKEKSGIIPTSPTPYTYNKSCDLWSLGVIIYVMLCGYPPFYSKHHSRTIPKDMRKKIMTGSFEFPEEEWSQISEMAKDAVRKLLKVKPEERLTIEGVLDHPWLNSTEALDNVLPSAQLMMDKAVVAGIQQAHAEQLANMRIQDLKVSLKPLHSVNNPILRKRKLLGTKPKDGIYIHGHENGTEDSNVALEKLRDVIAQCILPQAGENEDEKLNEVMQEAWKYNRDCKLLRDTLQSFSWNGRGFTDKVDRLKLAEVVKQVIEEQTLPHEPQ
- the Mapkapk5 gene encoding MAP kinase-activated protein kinase 5 isoform X1, which encodes MSEDSDMEKAIKETSILEEYSINWTQKLGAGISGPVRVCVKKSTQERFALKILLDRPKARNEVRLHMMCATHPNIVQIIEVFANSVQFPHESSPRARLLIVMEMMEGGELFHRISQHRHFTEKQASQVTKQIALALQHCHLLNIAHRDLKPENLLFKDNSLDAPVKLCDFGFAKVDQGDLMTPQFTPYYVAPQVLEAQRRHQKEKSGIIPTSPTPYTYNKSCDLWSLGVIIYVMLCGYPPFYSKHHSRTIPKDMRKKIMTGSFEFPEEEWSQISEMAKDAVRKLLKVKPEERLTIEGVLDHPWLNSTEALDNVLPSAQLMMDKAVVAGIQQAHAEQLANMRIQDLKVSLKPLHSVNNPILRKRKLLGTKPKDGIYIHGHENGTEDSNVALEKLRDVIAQCILPQAGKGENEDEKLNEVMQEAWKYNRDCKLLRDTLQSFSWNGRGFTDKVDRLKLAEVVKQVIEEQTLPHEPQ